CATGGAACCCGGTTTTTATTGCGTTACAAGAAACGGTGAAACGACTCAACATTCCCATCGAACCGTTGAAGGATTTGCTTACGGCTTTCAAGCGAGATGTTACTCAGAATCGCTACGAGACATTTGATGATTTGCTGAGTTACTGTCGTTGTTCTGCCAATCCTGTCGGAAGATTGGTACTGATGATTTTCGGTTATCGTGATGAACAACTCTACAAACTTTCTGATAACATTTGCACAGCGCTTCAACTCACTAACTTCTGGCAGGATGTTGCAGTTGATTTAGAAAAAGATAGGTTGTATCTTCCGCTTGAAGATATGCAGCGTGTTGGTTTTACAATTGATGATTGGAAAAGAAAATCATTCAACCCCACCTTCAAAAAGTTACTCAAGTTTCAAGTCGCGCGAACGAAGCAATTATTTTATGATGGCTCGGAACTTCCATCGCTTGTTGATAAGGATTTACAACTTGAATTGAAATTAGTTTGGTTTGGCGGAATGTCAATCCTGCGGAAGATTGAAAAAGTCGGGTTTGATGTCTTTGCAAACCGTCCGAAACTTTCAACCCCGAATAAAATCGGAATTTTACTTCGAGGATTATTCATAAATAATTTGCCTGAATACAAACGTAAGAGGAAACCGTGGGACTTATCCTGAACGCACTTCCGACTGAGATTGCTCTCAAAGATAGCGCATCGAGTTTCCGGTTCTCGTTTTCGTTTTTACCGAAACAACAACGGGACGCGTTGCGCACCGTGTACGCGTTCTGCCGCGAGACAGACGACATCGTTGATAACCCCGGCGACTTACCGACAAAGTTTGAACGGCTTCAACAATGGCGGGCGGAACTTGGGAAAGCGTTGGAGGGAAGTTCTGAGTATGCGATGCTCAACCAACTCGGTTCGATTGCGAAGCGATTCAAAATTCCTGTCGTTCATTTTTATGAACTCATCAAGGGAGTAGAAATGGATTTGGTGAAGAACCGGTACGAAACGTTCGAGGAACTGAAAGAATATTGTTATCACGTCGCTTCATCTGTCGGCTTGATGAGTTTGGAAATTTTCGGTTCACGAAATGCAAAGACGAAAGAGTACGCGGTCAATCTTGGCATCGCACTGCAACTTACCAACATTCTCCGCGATGTGGGACTCGATGCAAAGTACGGAAGAATTTATTTGCCGCTTGAAGATATACGAAAATTCAATCTTTCAGAAGAATCAATCCTCAATAATTCCTACAATGAAAAATTCGTTTCGTTGATGATGTACGAATCCCAACGTGCAGAAGAATATTTCAGGAAAGCGCAAGAGTCACTTCCGACGGATGACAAGCGAGCAATGTTTGCCGCGAAGATTATGGAGCGAATTTATTTTCACACGCTCGAACGAATCAAGGATGTCAACTTCAACGTCTTCGACCAACGCGTTGCCGTCCCGAAGTACCAGCAATTTTTGATTGCAATAAAGTATTGGGTGAAGCAATCGCTCTTTGGTCTCTAAGCGTCAGATAACAATTCACCGTTCACAATTCGCCATTCACAATTGTTTATATTTTCACTCACTACTCACCACTCACAACTCACTAATCAACGAGTTAACAAATTAACCAATTAACAAAACCCCATATCCAACATCCCGCATCCCATAACGATGTCATCATCATCGGCGGAGGACTCAGCGGACTTGCCGCCGCAGTCGAACTTGCATCACGCGGCGCACAGGTAAAACTGTTTGAGCAATCCCCAAAGTTGGGGGGAAGATGTTATTCTTTCATTGATGAAAAAACCGGAGACGTTGTTGATAACGGACAGCATGTCTTAGTCGGCGCATACCACAACACGCTCCGATACTTAGAAATGATTGGAACGCGTTCGCTGTTGAAAGAGCAGAGCAAACTTTCGCTTCCGTTCTTCCATCCGCAAAAAGGATTTCACACGTTTTCCGTCTCGTCGCTCCCGAAACCGTTTCATCTTACCGCCGGAATGTTGAAGTTTTCTCTCCTTTCATTTTGGGAACGAAAGAGATTGCTGAATGTCGGATTGGAGTTACAACGTTGGAATAAAGAGAAAGAACAAAAACTTGCCCACCTGACGATTGATGAATGGTTGACAAGTCTCAACCAATCGGAAGAAGCGAAGAAATGTTTCTGGAATCCGATTTCGATTTCTGTGATGAATGAATTACCGGAGCGGGCATCGGCGTTGTTGTTTGCGCGCTCGCTTCGTTCTACATTTCTTGGAAAGAAATCTGACTCCGCATTGCTCATTCCAACGGTCGGGCAAACAGAGTTGTACGCAACACCTGCTGAAGAATTTCTGAAACGACACAAAGCGAAAATCTTTCTCAACGCTCAGGTGGAAAAGATTATCTGCAAGAATGGAAAAGCAATCGGCATTGAAGTAGGAGGGAAACTCATCAAAGCAGAACGAATCATCAGCACGGTTCCGTATTTTGCCCTGCAAAGTTTATTGCCTGATGATGTACAACGAACTGAGCCGTTCAACCATTTGCATAGATTCAAATCATCGCCGATTGTTTCGATTCACCTCTGGTTCGAGAAGGAATTGATGGAGGAAGACTTTGTCGGGTTGATTGATATGAAGTTGCAGTGGATATTTAATCGCCGAAAAATTATTGGTAGTCCACCTGCAGGTGGACTCCAACTGATTTCCGCTGTCATCAGCGGCGCGCATGAAGAAGTAAAATTATCGAAGGAAGAACTTGTTGAACTCGCAATGAAAGACCTTCACAAAATATATCCCAAAACTCAAAACTCAAAACCCAAAACCTCAGTTGTTATCAAAGAAAAGCGTGCAACATTCTCACCAACAAACGACATTGAACCATTTCGCCCGAACACCGTTTCCCCGGTTCACAAT
The nucleotide sequence above comes from Ignavibacteriota bacterium. Encoded proteins:
- the hpnC gene encoding squalene synthase HpnC; the protein is MNLVEINNQQRRKYSLDESFQYCAAVTNAHYENFPVASLFLPQEKRPYIQAIYAFSRTADDFADERVRTADSRLDALNDWENQLLQCYEGEAWNPVFIALQETVKRLNIPIEPLKDLLTAFKRDVTQNRYETFDDLLSYCRCSANPVGRLVLMIFGYRDEQLYKLSDNICTALQLTNFWQDVAVDLEKDRLYLPLEDMQRVGFTIDDWKRKSFNPTFKKLLKFQVARTKQLFYDGSELPSLVDKDLQLELKLVWFGGMSILRKIEKVGFDVFANRPKLSTPNKIGILLRGLFINNLPEYKRKRKPWDLS
- the hpnD gene encoding presqualene diphosphate synthase HpnD, coding for MGLILNALPTEIALKDSASSFRFSFSFLPKQQRDALRTVYAFCRETDDIVDNPGDLPTKFERLQQWRAELGKALEGSSEYAMLNQLGSIAKRFKIPVVHFYELIKGVEMDLVKNRYETFEELKEYCYHVASSVGLMSLEIFGSRNAKTKEYAVNLGIALQLTNILRDVGLDAKYGRIYLPLEDIRKFNLSEESILNNSYNEKFVSLMMYESQRAEEYFRKAQESLPTDDKRAMFAAKIMERIYFHTLERIKDVNFNVFDQRVAVPKYQQFLIAIKYWVKQSLFGL
- a CDS encoding oleate hydratase, whose translation is MNQLTKPHIQHPASHNDVIIIGGGLSGLAAAVELASRGAQVKLFEQSPKLGGRCYSFIDEKTGDVVDNGQHVLVGAYHNTLRYLEMIGTRSLLKEQSKLSLPFFHPQKGFHTFSVSSLPKPFHLTAGMLKFSLLSFWERKRLLNVGLELQRWNKEKEQKLAHLTIDEWLTSLNQSEEAKKCFWNPISISVMNELPERASALLFARSLRSTFLGKKSDSALLIPTVGQTELYATPAEEFLKRHKAKIFLNAQVEKIICKNGKAIGIEVGGKLIKAERIISTVPYFALQSLLPDDVQRTEPFNHLHRFKSSPIVSIHLWFEKELMEEDFVGLIDMKLQWIFNRRKIIGSPPAGGLQLISAVISGAHEEVKLSKEELVELAMKDLHKIYPKTQNSKPKTSVVIKEKRATFSPTNDIEPFRPNTVSPVHNLFLAGDWTNTGLPATIEGAVMSGFVAARRCV